A single genomic interval of Pomacea canaliculata isolate SZHN2017 linkage group LG5, ASM307304v1, whole genome shotgun sequence harbors:
- the LOC112564511 gene encoding uncharacterized protein LOC112564511 yields MAGGGIVVLLVFVSSLLPLSYGARHGCSFVRSHKGQQCVYNIHLTESHSDCSHAGLQDRVEMDVQNDYEHKIDNMKRDFTFLKDEHEKRLKELEGTVRDLLGQDASSPSILQIPTKDLDLPLKPQASNRYEGDHVLTRLHDEFGKLRQTLKAKTEELMDAQMRVNETEKMLQQRQMDLLDANQELFNAENKIAVLERERAVLKNQLKDRNYKLDVSSGRLTECETKLTDQQNQLLEVIRSENLLKEELMTCQVILNKTQAENEKLESRHEALQARHASVKNVLTIRERELIDCYSAKTQTFCGFEDKFLCGFIQTNDTSDFFDWEWGEGGTPSQNTGPTGDHTCGSNKGHFMFIEASARGRGKNAIIYSPLYRGLVEQCVQFYYHMNGRHIGTLNVYAQARGAGLASVWRAYGNQGDIWSVARLAIPKELARAGYQIAFEGITENGFQGDMAIDDVSVADGPCPVEQGIQTVQVQFNDTTTSLIDDGKNFARNIRKGRLARIFKKKGENNAEEKLVDKGQE; encoded by the exons ATGGCTGGCGGCGGCATCGTCGTCCTGCTCGTCTTCGTGTCGTCGTTATTGCCACTCTCTTACGGCGCGCGACACGGTTGCTCCTTTGTCCGCTCCCACAAGGGTCAACAGTGCGTGTACAACATCCACCTGACAGAGAGCCACAGCGACTGCAGCCATGCGGGACTACAGGACCGCGTGGAGATGGACGTGCAGAACGACTACGAGCACAAGATCGACAACATGAAACGGGACTTCACCTTCCTTAAAGACGAACATGAAAAGAGACTGAAGGAACTAGAGGGCACGGTCAGGGACCTGCTGGGACAGGACGCTTCGTCCCCTAGCATCCTGCAGATCCCGACCAAAGACCTGGACCTACCTCTCAAGCCACAAGCCTCCAACCGCTACGAAGGCGACCACGTGCTGACTCGACTCCATGACGAGTTTGGCAAGCTCCGACAGACGCTCAAGGCGAAGACCGAGGAGCTGATGGACGCGCAGATGAGGGTCAATGAGACGGAAAAGATGCTGCAGCAGCGCCAGATGGACCTGCTGGACGCCAACCAGGAGCTGTTCAACGCCGAGAACAAGATTGCAGTGCTGGAGCGCGAACGGGCGGTGCTGAAGAATCAGCTCAAGGACCGCAACTACAAGCTGGACGTGTCCTCGGGCCGCCTGACGGAGTGCGAGACCAAGCTGACAGACCAGCAGAATCAGCTGCTGGAAGTCATCCGCTCGGAGAACCTGCTGAAGGAGGAACTGATGACCTGCCAGGTCATCCTGAACAAGACACAAGCGGAGAACGAGAAGCTGGAGAGCCGCCATGAGGCACTGCAGGCGCGCCATGCCTCGGTCAAGAACGTGCTGACCATCAGGGAGCGAGAGCTGATAGACTGCTACTCGG CCAAGACACAGACCTTCTGTGGCTTCGAGGACAAGTTCCTGTGTGGCTTCATTCAGACCAATGACACCTCAGATTTCTTCGACTGGGAGTGGGGTGAGGGCGGCACACCTTCCCAAAACACGGGACCGACCGGCGATCACACCTGTGGGTCGAACAAAG GTCACTTCATGTTCATCGAGGCCTCCGCCAGGGGGCGCGGAAAGAACGCCATCATCTACTCGCCGCTGTACCGCGGGCTGGTGGAGCAGTGCGTTCAGTTCTACTACCACATGAACGGCCGCCATATTGGCACGCTCAACGTCTATGCGCAG GCTCGTGGCGCTGGACTTGCTTCTGTCTGGCGTGCCTATGGCAACCAGGGCGACATCTGGTCAGTGGCAAGGCTGGCCATTCCCAAGGAGCTTGCCAGGGCAGGTTACCAG aTCGCTTTCGAGGGCATCACTGAAAACGGTTTCCAAGGTGACATGGCTATTGATGACGTCAGCGTGGCCGACGGGCCGTGTCCCGTGGAGCAGGGCATCCAGACGGTTCAGGTGCAGTTCAACGATACGACGACCTCCCTCATCGACGATGGCAAAAACTTCGCTCGAAACATTAGGAAGGGACGGCTTGCCCGCATCTttaagaagaaaggagagaacaaTGCAGAGGAGAAACTCGTCGACAAAGGACAAGAGTGA